A genomic stretch from Oncorhynchus tshawytscha isolate Ot180627B linkage group LG07, Otsh_v2.0, whole genome shotgun sequence includes:
- the LOC112253712 gene encoding obg-like ATPase 1, whose product MPPKKGEGPKQPPLIGRFGTSLKIGIVGLPNVGKSTFFNVLTKSQAAAENFPFCTIDPNESRVPIPDERYDYLCTFHKPLSKVPAFLNVVDIAGLVKGAHAGQGLGNAFLSHISACDGIFHMTRAFEDEDIIHVEGNVDPVRDIEIIHEELRLKDEESLGPIIDKLEKTAVRGGDKKLKPEYDIMLKVKNWISEEKKHVRFYNDWNEKEIDVLNKYLFLTSKPMIYLVNLSEKDYIRKKNKWLIKIKEWVDAHDPGAMVIPVSGGLEAKLQDMTDEEKDKYCEEAKTQSVLTKIIKTGYAALQLEYFFTAGPDEVRAWTVRKGSKAPQAAGKIHTDFEKGFIMAEVMKFQDFKEEGTENAVKAAGKYRQLGRNYIVEDGDIIFFKFNTPNAPKAAKK is encoded by the exons ATGCCTCCAAAGAAGGGAGAAGGACCAAAACAACCACCGCTGATTGGACGCTTCGGGACTTCTTTGAAGATTGGGATTGTGGGATTGCCGAATGTTGG GAAGTCAACATTCTTCAATGTGCTGACCAAGAGCCAGGCCGCAGCAGAGAATTTTCCCTTCTGCACCATCGACCCCAACGAGAGCAGAGTACCCATCCCTGACGAACGCTATGACTACCTCTGCACCTTCCACAAGCCCCTCag TAAAGTCCCAGCGTTTCTAAATGTGGTGGACATAGCTGGGCTGGTGAAAGGTGCTCACGCTGGACAAGGACTGGGCAACGCCTTCCTGTCTCACATTAGTGCCTGCGATGGCATCTTCCACATGACAC gtgcgtTTGAGGATGAGGACATCATCCATGTGGAGGGTAATGTGGACCCAGTGAGGGACATTGAGATAATCCATGAGGAGCTACGGCTGAAAGATGAGGAGTCTCTTGGACCAATCATAGATAAGTTGGAGAAGACCGCTGTCAGAGGAGGAGACAAGAAACTCAAACCTGAATAC GACATCATGTTGAAGGTAAAGAACTGGATTTCAGAGGAGAAGAAACACGTCCGCTTCTACAATGACTGGAACGAGAAGGAG atAGATGTGCTGAACAAATACCTGTTCCTCACCTCCAAGCCCATGATCTACCTGGTCAACCTCTCAGAGAAGGACTACATCAGGAAAAAGAACAAGTG GCTGATTAAGATTAAGGAGTGGGTCGATGCCCATGACCCAGGGGCTATGGTCATACCAGTGAGTGGAGGACTTGAGGCCAAACTACAGGACATGACCGACGAGGAGAAGGACAAATACTGTGAGGAGGCGAAGACTCAGAG TGTACTGACTAAGATCATTAAGACGGGCTATGCAGCTCTGCAGTTGGAATATTTCTTCACAGCGGGACCAGACGAGGTTAGAGCGTGGACTGTCAGG AAAGGCAGCAAGGCGCCCCAGGCGGCAGGGAAGATCCACACTGACTTTGAGAAAGGTTTCATCATGGCAGAGGTCATGAAGTTCCAGGACTTCAAAGAAGAGGGCACCGAGAATGCTGTCAAG GCTGCTGGGAAGTACAGGCAGCTGGGCAGGAACTACATCGTGGAGGACGGAGACATTATATTTTTCAAATTCAACACACCCAATGCACCCAAGGCGGCGAAGAAGTGA